From a single Sander vitreus isolate 19-12246 chromosome 2, sanVit1, whole genome shotgun sequence genomic region:
- the hmx4 gene encoding H6 family homeobox 4 — MNKVDAPCRPVASLKFTIDSILNLKTSGRNCDSCHPAGLRDDSATAMLKDGFQSQHEEHVARRDPGSRLNEKELITDCNGATDSVIISRGDPKTAAEVRFESGDSSCDDSSSTTTATDTQKGGSPAKKSKMITKKKTRTIFSKRQIFQLESTFDMKRYLSSAERACLASSLQLTETQVKIWFQNRRNKLKRQISTEIDGPVTDFPETGKPVVVGQLPALYKESSLLGRCLLPMPLPVVYPGSSTPYLCFTNASKYFSLYDGDV; from the exons ATGAACAAAGTGGACGCACCATGCCGACCCGTCGCCTCTCTGAAATTCACTATTGACAGCATCCTCAATCTCAAGACAAGCGGGAGGAACTGTGACAGTTGTCACCCCGCCGGACTGCGGGATGATTCGGCCACGGCGATGCTTAAAGACGGTTTCCAGAGCCAGCACGAGGAGCACGTAGCCCGGCGTGACCCGGGTAGTAGGCTTAACGAGAAAG AGTTGATCACAGACTGCAACGGAGCGACGGATTCGGTGATCATCAGCCGCGGAGACCCGAAGACAGCGGCGGAGGTGCGCTTCGAGAGCGGGGACAGCAGCTGCGACGACAGCAGCTCCACCACCACGGCCACGGACACCCAGAAAGGAGGCAGTCCTGCCAAGAAGAGCAAAATGATAACGAAAAAGAAGACGCGCACTATTTTTTCCAAAAGACAGATTTTCCAGTTGGAGTCTACCTTCGACATGAAACGCTATCTGAGCAGCGCGGAGCGCGCGTGCCTCGCCAGTTCCCTCCAGCTCACGGAGACCCAGGTGAAAATATGGTTTCAGAACCGCAGGAATAAATTGAAACGGCAAATCTCGACCGAAATCGACGGACCTGTTACCGATTTCCCTGAGACTGGAAAGCCCGTGGTGGTGGGGCAGCTGCCGGCCTTGTACAAAGAGAGTAGCCTTCTGGGGAGATGCCTGCTTCCCATGCCTCTGCCCGTTGTGTACCCAGGGAGTAGCACGCCTTACCTCTGCTTCACAAACGCCAGCAAGTACTTCAGCCTGTATGACGGGGACGTATGA
- the LOC144530601 gene encoding uncharacterized protein LOC144530601 encodes MQKKLTDNQTPTSSKASSFFIENLLGKGRNRHESTSDRSQGEAGAETVSTETRVLSTHQAEASAPAPDGSSSTARSPYRDSPLQWYRGGAVFNFKALETPQSPRDNTSSDDHCCSASTSDRCSPAVSEPITEGSDEADRKTSDSHLTDDNEDAHNGFDARSEQDASSDPSSTRKKKTRTVFSRSQVFQLESTFDVKRYLSSSERAGLAASLHLTETQVKIWFQNRRNKWKRQLAADLEAAHIPHSTQRIVRVPILYHEGPATTAALGFNLNGHPLSPPVAGFSSSINYPLSSFAHSMSMLRSQMTGLV; translated from the exons ATGCAGAAGAAGCTGACGGACAACCAGACTCCCACTTCATCGAAAGCGTCGTCGTTTTTTATCGAGAACCTACTGGGAAAAGGACGGAATAGGCATGAGTCGACGTCGGACAGGAGTCAAGGGGAAGCTGGTGCGGAGACGGTCTCCACAGAGACCAGAGTCCTGAGCACACATCAAGCCGAGGCGAGCGCTCCAGCGCCTGATGGCTCCAGCTCCACAGCTCGGTCCCCGTACAGAGACTCGCCGTTGCAGTGGTACCGCGGGGGGGCTGTCTTCAACTTCAAAGCTTTGGAAACACCACAGA GTCCAAGAGATAATACCAGTTCAGACGACCACTGCTGCTCCGCATCGACCAGTGACAGGTGCTCCCCCGCAGTGTCTGAACCCATAACGGAGGGCAGCGACGAAGCCGACCGGAAAACAAGCGACAGCCATCTGACCGACGACAACGAGGACGCGCACAACGGCTTTGACGCACGGTCGGAGCAAGACGCATCCTCGGACCCGAGCTCCACCCGGAAGAAGAAGACTCGGACCGTGTTCAGCCGCAGTCAGGTGTTTCAACTGGAGTCCACCTTCGATGTGAAGCGGTACCTGAGCAGCTCGGAGAGAGCGGGGCTGGCGGCGTCTCTCCACCTGACAGAGACGCAGGTGAAGATCTGGTTCCAGAACCGGAGGAATAAATGGAAGAGACAGCTGGCGGCGGACCTTGAGGCTGCACATATCCCACACTCCACCCAGCGGATTGTCAGGGTCCCCATTCTGTATCATGAGGGGCCCGCAACCACTGCAGCGCTGGGTTTTAACCTGAACGGACATCCACTTTCTCCACCCGTCGCGGGGTTCTCCAGCTCCATCAACTACCCTCTGTCCTCGTTTGCTCACTCCATGAGCATGTTAAGATCGCAGATGACCGGCTTGGTGTAA